A DNA window from Danio aesculapii chromosome 1, fDanAes4.1, whole genome shotgun sequence contains the following coding sequences:
- the ints15 gene encoding integrator complex subunit 15, translating to MSDIRHALLRRDPLSAAKEVLYHLDISLGSALQSSGGPLPGLEKSTVELVEEFIFHVPKDRNIQPKRMSCVQELQLLEIMCSYFQEQSKDAIRQVIFSALFSLQGNKADESRMAMLGKLVSMSIAVCRVPILECAAIWLQRAHSAWCVRLAQVLMEDYCTLVPCAISTLQNICSASPRFCCQLITAVTALYDFSTDELTPPPALLEMLVGWITEDPRLLLLTFINTPLNSSLPLGCLEITPLLGLLRWCVKAPLAYHRGRKSALTNGHGDGEKGTAYEELYSKLHLSVLQVFLMLQVHLTEKNMFCRLTVLPVESVAALIEEVGRLCEKLAPLLDASHIQLALDRLAQALQVAMATGALLCAREDLRALCSRLPHNNLLQLVMSGPVVQPPPHSSPFQANMYPHIHPGRPSPLSPHSPHQSTLSSPHSPHPVLTAHPTHPALAPHRPLTAHATHPALSPHAFHPASIAFPYRPIR from the exons ATGAGTGATATTCGGCATGCATTGCTGCGGCGCGATCCGCTGAGCGCTGCTAAAGAGGTTTTGTATCATCTGGACATCTCACTGGGCAGTGCTCTCCAGAGCTCCGGTGGACCCCTGCCTGGACTAGAGAAGAGCACAGTGGAGCTGGTGGAGGAGTTCATCTTTCATGTCCCTAAAGACAGAAACATTCAGCCAAAG AGGATGAGCTGCGTTCAAGAGCTGCAGCTTCTGGAGATCATGTGCAGTTACTTCCAGGAGCAGAGCAAAGACGCCATCCGACAGGTCATTTTCTCAGCGCTCTTCAGTCTGCAAGGCAACAAGGCTGATGAGAGCCGCATGGCCATGCTCGGGAAGCTGGTTTCTATGTCGATAGCTGTGTGCCGTGTGCCTATACTAGAGTGTGCAGCCATCTGGCTACAG cgCGCACACTCTGCGTGGTGTGTGCGTTTGGCACAGGTGTTGATGGAGGATTACTGCACACTGGTGCCCTGTGCCATTTCTACCCTACAAAACATCTGTTCAGCCAGCCCTCGCTTTTGCTGCCAGCTCATCACTGCAGTCACGGCGCTCTATGACTTCTCCACAG ATGAGTTGACTCCACCCCCTGCGCTCTTGGAGATGCTGGTTGGTTGGATCACAGAGGATCCCAGACTACTTCTGCTCACCTTCATCAACACCCCTCTCAACTCCAGCCTGCCGTTGGGTTGTCTTGAGATCACTCCTCTTCTGGGTCTTCTGCGCTGGTGTGTCAAAGCTCCGCTAGCCTATCACAGAGGCCGGAAGTCAGCTTTGACCAATGGCCATGGAGATGGTGAAAAGGGGACGGCGTATGAAGAGCTTTACTCCAAACTACACCTGAGTGTTCTTCAAGTATTTCTCATGCTTCAG GTGCACCTGACAGAGAAGAATATGTTTTGTCGTCTGACTGTGCTTCCTGTGGAGTCTGTAGCCGCTCTGATCGAGGAGGTCGGCCGTCTGTGTGAGAAGCTCGCGCCGCTCCTCGACGCCAGTCACATTCAGCTGGCTCTGGACAGGCTGGCGCAGGCTCTTCAGGTCGCCATGGCAACCGGAGCCCTTCTCTGCGCCAGAG AGGATCTACGGGCTTTGTGCTCCAGACTGCCTCACAACAA tCTCTTACAGCTTGTAATGTCCGGGCCAGTGGTTCAGCCTCCTCCTCACAGCTCCCCGTTCCAGGCAAACATGTATCCTCATATCCACCCGGGTCGCCCGTCTCCTCTGTCCCCCCACAGCCCACACCAATCCACCCTGTCCTCCCCTCACAGCCCTCACCCTGTCCTGACAGCCCACCCCACGCACCCTGCTCTCGCCCCTCATCGCCCGCTGACTGCCCACGCCACACACCCGGCCCTCTCTCCACACGCCTTCCACCCCGCCTCCATCGCCTTCCCCTACCGGCCCATTCGCTGA
- the pmm2 gene encoding phosphomannomutase 2, whose translation MSSSTVDSTTLCLFDVDGTLTAARQKATADMHEFLSKLKQRVKVGVVGGSDLDKIKEQLGDDVIDRVDYVFAENGLVAYRFGQLHSVQNIQAYLGEDILQEFINFCLNYLSKIKLPKKRGTFIEFRNGMLNVSPIGRSCSQQERIEFFELDKKEKIRETFVSVLKEEFAGKGLAFSIGGQISFDVFPEGWDKRYCLGIVEKDSYQHIHFFGDKTMPGGNDYEIFVDPRTIGHEVKSPEETQRICKELFFS comes from the exons ATGTCTAGTTCCACCGTGGATTCGACAACGCTTTGTCTGTTTGACGTGGACGGGACTTTAACAGCAGCTCGTCAA AAAGCCACAGCGGACATGCATGAGTTTCTGTCTAAACTGAAACAGCGTGTGAAAGTTGGAGTGGTTGGAGGATCAGATCTGGACAAAATCAAAGAGCAACTTGGAGATGATG TGATTGACAGAGTGGATTATGTGTTTGCTGAGAACGGTTTGGTTGCATACAGGTTTGGGCAGCTCCACTCTGTGCAG AATATTCAGGCCTACCTGGGAGAGGACATTTTACAGGAGTTCATCAATTTCTGCCTCAATTACCTTTCAAAGATTAAACTGCCCAAAAAAAG AGGCACATTTATTGAATTTCGTAATGGAATGCTGAACGTCTCTCCAATCGGTCGAAGCTGCAGCCAACAAGAACGAATTGAATTCTTTGAACTTGATAAG aaGGAGAAAATTAGAGAAACATTTGTCTCCGTTTTAAAAGAAGAGTTTGCTGGGAAGGGACTAGCTTTCTCCATTG GTGGGCAGATTAGTTTTGATGTGTTTCCAGAAGGCTGGGATAAGCGCTACTGTTTGGGAATTGTGGAGAAAGACTCCTATCAGCACATCCATTTCTTTGGAGACAAAACAATGCCT GGAGGAAACGACTACGAAATCTTTGTAGACCCCAGAACAATCGGCCATGAGGTCAAATCTCCCGAAGAGACacagaggatctgcaaggagctCTTTTTCAGCTGA